The proteins below are encoded in one region of Neisseria macacae ATCC 33926:
- a CDS encoding RelA/SpoT family protein codes for MSNTRQTPEIPAAPLQESRAWFDAHTAGLPEPAQKLLQTALSLAETHYPADAATPAGEPLLAHLLGAARMVNELDLLPDAVAATLLADIVRFVPDWRELLTERCNSTVAELVKGVDEVQKLTHFARVDSLATPEERAQQAETMRKMLLAMVTDIRVVLIKLAMRTRTMQFLSNIPDSPEKRAVAKETLDIFAPLANRLGVWQLKWQLEDLGFRHQEPEKYREIALLLDEKRTERLEYIENFLNILRGELKKYNVHFEVAGRPKHIYSIYKKMVKKKLSFDGLFDIRAVRILVDTVPECYTTLGIVHSLWQPIPGEFDDYIANPKGNGYKSLHTVIVGPEDKGVEVQIRTFDMHQFNEFGVAAHWRYKEGGKGDSAYEQKIAWLRQLLDWRENMAESGKEDLAAAFKTELFNDTIYVLTPHGKVLSLPTGATPIDFAYALHSSISDRCRGAKVEGQIVPLSTPLENGQRVEIITAKEGHPSVNWLYEGWVKSSKAISKIRAYIRQQNADTVREEGRVQLDKQLTKLTPKPNLQELAENLGYKKLDDLYTAVGQGEISNRAIQKACGTLNEPPPVPVSETTIVKQSKIKKGGKTGVLIDGEDGLMTTLAKCCKPAPPDDIVGFVTRERGISVHRKTCPSFQHLAEQAPEKVLDASWAALQEGQVFAVDVEIRAQDRSGLLRDVSDALARHKLNVTAVQTQSRDLEASMRFTLEVKQVNDLPRVLASLGDVKGVLSVTRL; via the coding sequence ATGAGCAACACACGACAAACACCGGAAATCCCCGCCGCACCGCTGCAAGAATCCCGCGCGTGGTTTGACGCGCACACCGCCGGTTTGCCCGAACCTGCGCAAAAGCTGCTTCAGACGGCCTTGTCGCTGGCCGAGACGCATTATCCTGCCGATGCGGCCACGCCTGCGGGCGAGCCGCTTTTGGCGCACCTTTTGGGTGCGGCGCGTATGGTGAACGAATTGGATTTGCTGCCCGATGCGGTGGCCGCCACGCTTTTGGCCGACATCGTGCGTTTTGTGCCCGACTGGCGCGAGCTGCTCACGGAACGCTGCAACAGCACCGTCGCCGAGCTGGTCAAAGGTGTGGACGAAGTGCAGAAGCTCACCCACTTTGCCCGTGTGGACAGCCTTGCCACGCCTGAAGAGCGCGCCCAACAGGCGGAAACCATGCGTAAAATGCTGCTGGCGATGGTAACTGACATCCGCGTCGTGTTGATCAAGCTCGCCATGCGTACCCGCACCATGCAGTTTCTCAGCAATATCCCCGACAGCCCCGAAAAACGCGCCGTCGCCAAAGAAACCCTCGACATCTTCGCCCCGCTCGCCAACCGTCTGGGCGTGTGGCAGCTCAAATGGCAGCTCGAAGACCTCGGCTTCCGCCATCAAGAACCCGAAAAATACCGCGAAATCGCGCTGCTTTTGGACGAAAAACGCACCGAACGCCTCGAATACATCGAAAACTTCCTCAACATCCTGCGCGGCGAGCTCAAAAAATACAACGTCCATTTTGAAGTCGCCGGTCGTCCGAAACACATCTACTCCATTTACAAAAAAATGGTGAAGAAAAAACTCAGCTTTGACGGGTTGTTCGACATCCGCGCCGTGCGGATTTTGGTCGATACCGTTCCCGAGTGTTACACCACGCTGGGTATCGTCCACAGCCTTTGGCAGCCCATTCCCGGCGAGTTCGACGACTACATCGCCAACCCCAAAGGCAACGGCTATAAAAGTTTGCACACCGTCATCGTCGGCCCGGAAGACAAAGGCGTGGAAGTGCAAATCCGCACCTTCGATATGCACCAATTCAACGAATTCGGTGTCGCCGCCCACTGGCGTTACAAAGAGGGCGGCAAGGGCGATTCCGCCTACGAGCAGAAAATCGCCTGGTTGCGCCAACTCTTGGACTGGCGCGAAAACATGGCGGAAAGCGGCAAGGAAGACCTCGCCGCCGCCTTCAAAACCGAGCTTTTCAACGACACGATTTACGTCCTGACCCCGCACGGCAAAGTCCTCTCCCTGCCCACCGGCGCCACCCCCATCGACTTCGCCTACGCCTTACACAGCAGCATTAGCGACCGCTGCCGCGGCGCGAAAGTCGAAGGGCAAATCGTGCCGCTGTCCACCCCGCTCGAAAACGGACAGCGCGTCGAAATCATCACCGCTAAAGAAGGGCATCCTTCCGTCAACTGGCTCTACGAAGGCTGGGTCAAATCCAGCAAGGCAATCAGCAAAATCCGCGCCTACATCCGCCAGCAAAACGCCGACACCGTGCGCGAAGAAGGCCGCGTCCAACTCGACAAACAGCTTACCAAACTCACGCCCAAACCCAACCTGCAAGAACTTGCCGAAAACCTCGGCTACAAAAAACTCGACGACCTCTACACCGCCGTCGGACAGGGCGAAATTTCCAACCGCGCCATCCAGAAAGCCTGCGGCACGCTGAACGAACCGCCGCCCGTACCCGTCAGCGAAACCACCATCGTCAAACAGTCCAAAATCAAAAAAGGCGGCAAAACAGGTGTACTCATCGATGGCGAAGACGGTTTGATGACCACGCTTGCCAAATGCTGCAAACCCGCACCACCCGACGATATTGTCGGCTTCGTTACCCGCGAACGCGGCATTTCCGTCCACCGCAAAACCTGCCCCTCTTTCCAACACCTCGCCGAACAAGCGCCTGAAAAAGTGTTGGACGCAAGCTGGGCGGCGTTGCAGGAAGGACAAGTGTTCGCCGTCGATGTCGAAATCCGCGCTCAGGACCGCTCAGGCCTTTTACGCGACGTATCCGACGCACTCGCCCGCCACAAACTCAACGTTACCGCCGTGCAAACCCAGTCCCGCGACTTGGAAGCCAGCATGAGGTTCACGCTCGAAGTCAAACAGGTCAACGACCTCCCGCGCGTCCTCGCCAGCCTCGGCGATGTCAAAGGCGTGTTGAGCGTCACGCGCTTGTAA
- the nqrM gene encoding (Na+)-NQR maturation NqrM, translated as MKTLLLTFGLFLLVILGMAVGYIFSKRTIKGSCGGISSLGMKKVCDCDTPCDTLQKKLDEQKQQESKGITVDH; from the coding sequence ATGAAAACCCTACTCCTCACCTTCGGCCTCTTCCTCCTCGTCATCCTCGGCATGGCGGTCGGCTATATTTTCTCCAAACGCACCATCAAAGGCAGCTGCGGCGGCATCTCCTCGCTGGGCATGAAAAAAGTCTGCGACTGCGACACCCCGTGCGACACGCTGCAAAAGAAACTGGACGAACAGAAACAGCAGGAAAGCAAAGGCATCACCGTCGATCACTGA
- a CDS encoding FAD:protein FMN transferase — protein sequence MHLPSAIPALAAALIFTLPLGACSKKTSEQTVLQGETMGTTYTVKYLSDDLPNPPAPEAVKKQIDGALEEVNRQMSTYREDSEISRFNQMRETRKPMPVSADFAAVTAEALRLNRLTQGALDVTVGPLVNLWGFGPNKEITREPTQAEIDKAAAQTGTDKIILTQNGKQATLAKTRPETYLDLSSIAKGFGVDKVAGELEKLGIQNYLVEIGGELHGKGCNAKGEPWRIGIEQPNIVQGGNTQIVVPLDNRSLATSGDYRIFHVDPQGRRLSHIIDPKTRRPLSHRLASISVVADNATTADGLSTGLFVLGETEALKLAEQQNLAVFLIIRDQNGYHTEMSGAFKKLLH from the coding sequence ATGCACCTGCCCTCCGCCATTCCCGCCCTTGCCGCCGCCCTCATCTTTACCCTGCCCTTGGGCGCGTGCAGCAAAAAAACATCCGAACAAACCGTGCTTCAGGGCGAAACGATGGGCACGACCTATACCGTCAAATACCTTTCAGACGACCTTCCCAACCCGCCCGCGCCTGAAGCCGTAAAAAAGCAGATTGACGGCGCACTCGAAGAAGTCAACCGCCAAATGTCCACCTACCGCGAAGACTCCGAAATCAGCCGCTTCAACCAAATGCGCGAGACCCGCAAACCCATGCCCGTTTCCGCCGATTTCGCCGCCGTAACCGCCGAAGCCTTACGCCTCAACCGCCTCACACAAGGCGCGCTCGACGTAACCGTCGGCCCGCTCGTCAACCTTTGGGGCTTCGGACCGAACAAAGAAATCACCCGCGAACCCACCCAGGCCGAAATCGACAAAGCCGCCGCCCAAACCGGTACGGACAAAATCATCCTCACGCAAAACGGCAAACAAGCCACCCTCGCCAAAACCCGGCCCGAAACCTATCTCGACCTCTCCTCCATCGCCAAAGGCTTCGGCGTGGACAAAGTGGCAGGCGAACTTGAAAAACTCGGCATCCAAAACTACCTTGTCGAAATCGGCGGCGAACTGCACGGCAAAGGCTGCAATGCCAAAGGCGAACCTTGGCGCATCGGCATCGAACAGCCCAACATCGTCCAAGGCGGCAATACCCAAATCGTCGTCCCCCTCGACAACCGCTCCCTCGCCACCTCCGGCGACTACCGCATTTTCCACGTTGACCCGCAAGGCAGGCGGCTGTCCCACATCATCGACCCCAAAACCCGCCGCCCGCTGTCGCACCGCCTCGCCTCCATCAGCGTCGTCGCCGACAACGCCACCACCGCCGACGGCCTGTCCACCGGACTTTTCGTACTCGGCGAAACCGAAGCCCTCAAACTCGCCGAACAGCAAAACCTCGCCGTTTTCCTGATTATCCGCGACCAAAACGGCTACCATACCGAAATGTCCGGCGCGTTTAAAAAACTACTCCATTAA
- the metK gene encoding methionine adenosyltransferase: protein MSEYLFTSESVSEGHPDKVADQVSDAILDAVLAQDPKARVAAETLVNTGLCVLAGEITTTAHVDYIKVARETIKRIGYNSSELGFDANGCAVGVYYDQQSPDIAQGVNEGEGIDLNQGAGDQGLMFGYACDETPTLMPFAIYYSHRLMQRQSELRKDGRLPWLRPDAKAQLTVVYDSETGKVKRIDTVVLSTQHDPAISHEELSNAVIEQIIKPVLPPEMLTAETKYLINPTGRFVIGGPQGDCGLTGRKIIVDTYGGAAPHGGGAFSGKDPSKVDRSAAYACRYVAKNIVAAGLATQCQIQVSYAIGVAEPTSISIDTFGTGKISEDKLIALVREHFDLRPKGIVQMLDLLRPIYSKSAAYGHFGREEPEFTWERTDKAAALKAAAGV, encoded by the coding sequence ATGAGCGAATATCTGTTTACTTCCGAATCGGTTTCCGAAGGCCATCCGGACAAAGTAGCCGACCAAGTGTCCGATGCGATTTTGGATGCGGTTTTGGCGCAAGACCCCAAAGCGCGCGTCGCGGCGGAAACTCTGGTAAACACCGGTTTGTGCGTGTTGGCGGGTGAAATCACCACCACCGCCCATGTGGACTACATCAAAGTCGCACGCGAAACCATCAAACGCATCGGCTACAACTCGTCCGAGCTGGGCTTTGATGCCAACGGCTGCGCGGTCGGCGTGTACTACGACCAGCAATCCCCCGACATCGCCCAAGGCGTGAACGAAGGCGAAGGCATCGACCTGAACCAAGGCGCGGGCGACCAAGGCCTGATGTTCGGCTACGCCTGCGACGAAACCCCGACCCTGATGCCGTTTGCCATCTATTACAGCCACCGCCTGATGCAGCGTCAAAGCGAATTGCGCAAAGACGGCCGCCTGCCGTGGCTGCGTCCCGACGCAAAAGCGCAGTTGACCGTGGTTTACGACAGCGAAACCGGCAAAGTAAAACGCATCGACACCGTCGTCCTGTCCACCCAGCACGACCCTGCCATCAGCCATGAAGAACTGAGCAACGCCGTGATTGAGCAGATTATCAAGCCTGTTCTGCCGCCCGAAATGCTGACTGCCGAAACCAAATACCTGATCAACCCGACCGGCCGCTTCGTCATCGGCGGCCCGCAAGGCGACTGCGGTCTGACCGGCCGCAAAATCATCGTCGATACCTACGGCGGCGCAGCTCCGCACGGCGGCGGCGCATTCTCCGGCAAAGACCCGTCCAAAGTGGACCGTTCCGCCGCTTACGCCTGCCGTTATGTCGCGAAAAACATCGTTGCCGCAGGTTTGGCAACCCAATGTCAGATTCAGGTTTCCTACGCCATCGGCGTTGCCGAACCGACTTCGATTTCCATCGACACTTTCGGCACAGGCAAAATCAGCGAAGACAAACTGATTGCCTTGGTTCGCGAACATTTCGACCTGCGCCCCAAAGGCATCGTCCAAATGCTCGACCTCTTGCGCCCAATTTACAGTAAATCCGCCGCCTACGGCCATTTCGGCCGCGAAGAGCCTGAGTTTACTTGGGAGCGCACTGACAAAGCTGCCGCATTGAAAGCAGCCGCAGGCGTCTAA
- a CDS encoding DUF1176 domain-containing protein, with product MKKWLLAVLPVTALAAPPQGFYQNYQDWDIACDNTGTCRLAGYQADETETPVSILFTRKAGASAAVAGEVSLLPFNDDDRQLARVAARSELMLNGKSLGKLVLNKKGTGKLSSAQTNALLEALKKESKISIRAGKYEWHLSDKGAAAAMLKADEFQGRLNTPSALIRKGNSSQAVLSPQPKPVIRAVAVPKTAGDILEQDTPRHSAVMKLLRNSNRVSEGDDNYCPALHNKEQMGWNRSLYVHPLNDRQVLISAICIGGAYQTSGYYAIADKELTKIEQVLPPMVYGGHGGFDEKTATLSGSFKGRGIGDCWTSNTAVWDGKSFVRSEEHTTGSCKGFTGGAWWLPIFDARVER from the coding sequence ATGAAAAAATGGCTGCTGGCTGTTTTGCCCGTCACCGCACTGGCCGCTCCGCCCCAAGGCTTTTATCAAAATTACCAAGACTGGGACATCGCTTGCGACAATACCGGCACATGCCGTCTTGCTGGATATCAGGCGGACGAAACAGAAACGCCGGTTTCCATCTTGTTTACCCGAAAAGCGGGGGCGAGCGCCGCCGTTGCCGGCGAAGTTTCCCTGCTGCCGTTTAACGACGATGATAGGCAGCTCGCCCGTGTGGCAGCCCGCAGTGAATTGATGCTGAACGGCAAATCACTGGGCAAATTGGTGTTGAACAAAAAAGGCACAGGCAAATTGAGCAGCGCGCAAACCAACGCCTTGCTCGAAGCATTGAAAAAAGAAAGCAAAATCAGCATCCGCGCGGGAAAATATGAATGGCACTTGTCCGACAAAGGCGCGGCGGCGGCAATGTTGAAAGCGGACGAATTCCAAGGTCGTCTGAATACGCCTTCCGCGCTGATACGCAAAGGCAACAGCAGTCAGGCAGTCCTCAGCCCGCAGCCCAAACCCGTCATCCGCGCCGTTGCCGTACCGAAAACAGCAGGCGATATACTGGAGCAAGACACACCGCGCCACAGCGCCGTCATGAAGCTGCTGCGCAACAGCAACCGCGTTTCCGAAGGCGACGATAATTACTGTCCTGCCCTGCATAATAAAGAGCAAATGGGTTGGAACCGCAGCCTGTATGTCCATCCGCTCAACGATCGTCAGGTTTTGATTTCGGCCATCTGTATCGGCGGTGCTTATCAAACCAGCGGCTACTATGCCATTGCCGATAAAGAGTTGACCAAAATCGAACAAGTGCTGCCGCCGATGGTATACGGCGGGCACGGCGGATTCGACGAGAAAACAGCCACCCTCAGCGGCAGCTTCAAAGGCCGCGGCATAGGCGACTGCTGGACAAGCAATACGGCGGTATGGGACGGCAAGAGCTTCGTCCGCAGCGAGGAACACACTACCGGCTCGTGCAAAGGCTTTACCGGCGGTGCGTGGTGGTTGCCGATTTTTGATGCCCGCGTCGAGCGTTAA
- a CDS encoding accessory factor UbiK family protein, producing the protein MFGKQLFEEVSAKISETIANSPAKDMEKNVKAMLGSAFNRMDLVTREEFDIQQQVLIKTRTKLVELEERLAKLEAAQEPEQTALEAAEAAAEEAVEEIKQQTEAGE; encoded by the coding sequence ATGTTCGGCAAACAACTCTTTGAAGAAGTCAGCGCAAAAATCAGCGAAACCATCGCCAACAGCCCCGCCAAAGACATGGAGAAAAACGTCAAAGCCATGCTCGGCAGTGCGTTCAACCGTATGGATTTGGTTACGCGCGAAGAATTCGACATCCAGCAGCAGGTTTTGATTAAAACCCGCACCAAATTGGTCGAGCTGGAAGAGCGTCTGGCAAAACTCGAAGCCGCGCAAGAGCCTGAGCAGACTGCATTGGAAGCTGCCGAAGCCGCAGCCGAAGAAGCCGTCGAAGAAATCAAACAGCAAACCGAAGCCGGCGAATAA
- a CDS encoding YifB family Mg chelatase-like AAA ATPase codes for MSLALVYSRALSGMNAPLVEVEAHLANGLPHFNIVGLPDTEVKESRDRVRAAIIQSGFDFPAKKITVNLAPADLPKESGRFDLPIALGILAASGQIAPEKLAQYEFAGELALSGMLRPVRGALAMAWQGMQAGRSFVLPQENAEQAAVMRGITVYGARSLGEVAAHLNGIEPLAQTACQVPQRSSENAKLPDLIDVKGQHTARLALEIAAAGGHSLLMMGPPGTGKSMLSQRLPGILPPLTEDELVEVWALRSLLPNHQQQLDSHRPFRSPHHSASSAAMVGGGSDPRPGEISLAHHGVLFLDELPEFDRKVLEVLREPLENGEIHISRAARQAVYPAKFQLVAAMNPCPCGYLGHPVKPCRCTPESVARYRSKISGPLLDRIDLTIEVPSLSAAELMQQEAGESSAVVLARVIAARDKQYARQGKVNAALSVSELDTSARIQKEAQEALGSLLEKLSLSARSFHRIMRVARTLADLAGDEEVGRSHVLKAVSFRRAL; via the coding sequence ATGTCGCTTGCCTTGGTTTACAGCCGCGCCTTGAGCGGCATGAATGCGCCGTTGGTCGAAGTGGAAGCCCACCTTGCCAACGGCCTGCCTCATTTCAATATCGTCGGATTGCCCGACACCGAAGTCAAAGAAAGCCGCGACCGTGTGCGCGCCGCCATCATCCAAAGCGGTTTCGACTTCCCCGCCAAAAAAATCACCGTCAACCTCGCCCCCGCCGACCTACCCAAAGAATCGGGGCGTTTCGACCTGCCGATTGCGCTGGGCATCCTCGCCGCATCCGGGCAAATCGCACCCGAAAAGCTCGCGCAATACGAGTTTGCCGGCGAACTGGCGCTTTCCGGCATGTTGCGCCCCGTGCGCGGCGCGTTGGCGATGGCATGGCAGGGTATGCAGGCGGGACGTTCTTTCGTCTTGCCGCAGGAAAACGCAGAGCAAGCCGCCGTGATGCGCGGCATTACCGTTTACGGTGCGCGTTCGTTAGGTGAAGTCGCCGCCCATTTGAACGGCATCGAACCTTTGGCGCAAACCGCCTGCCAAGTCCCGCAGAGGTCGTCTGAAAACGCCAAACTGCCCGACCTCATTGATGTCAAGGGTCAACATACTGCCCGCCTTGCTTTGGAAATCGCTGCTGCGGGCGGACACAGCCTCTTGATGATGGGCCCGCCGGGAACGGGCAAATCCATGCTTTCCCAACGGCTGCCCGGCATTCTGCCGCCTTTGACCGAAGACGAATTGGTCGAAGTGTGGGCGTTGCGTTCGCTCCTGCCCAATCATCAGCAACAACTCGACAGCCACCGTCCTTTCCGCAGCCCGCACCACAGCGCCAGCTCGGCAGCCATGGTCGGCGGCGGTTCCGACCCGCGTCCGGGCGAAATTTCATTGGCGCATCACGGTGTTTTATTTTTGGACGAGCTGCCCGAGTTTGACCGCAAAGTTTTAGAAGTTTTGCGCGAACCTTTGGAAAACGGCGAAATCCACATTTCCCGTGCGGCGCGCCAAGCCGTCTATCCCGCCAAATTCCAGCTTGTCGCCGCCATGAACCCGTGTCCTTGCGGTTATCTCGGGCATCCCGTCAAACCCTGCCGCTGCACGCCCGAAAGCGTCGCGCGTTACCGCAGTAAAATTTCCGGCCCGCTGCTCGACCGCATCGATTTGACCATCGAAGTCCCCAGCCTGTCCGCCGCCGAACTGATGCAGCAGGAAGCGGGGGAAAGCAGCGCCGTCGTGTTGGCGCGCGTGATCGCCGCCCGCGACAAGCAATACGCGCGGCAGGGCAAAGTCAATGCCGCCTTGAGCGTCAGTGAACTCGACACGTCCGCCCGCATCCAAAAAGAAGCGCAGGAAGCCTTGGGCAGCCTGTTGGAAAAACTCTCCCTCTCCGCCCGCAGCTTCCACCGCATCATGCGCGTGGCGCGTACACTGGCAGATTTGGCGGGCGATGAAGAAGTCGGCAGAAGCCATGTTTTGAAAGCCGTCAGCTTCCGCCGCGCGT